The nucleotide window CCCACCACCCAAAGCTTGACTTCTCTTTTCCAATCAGTAACATACGCGTCATTCCGCGATAGCTCAGTTGGTAGAGCAAGTGACTGTTAATCACTGGGTCCCTGGTTCGAGTCCAGGTCGTGGAGCCAGACAGCAATATCAAAAGCCCCTGAATCGAAAGATCCAGGGGCTTTTTTGTGGGCGAAAAACCTGCCGGAGGCCGTATAAGGCCCGCCCGAGGTCGCTACCGGAACAATATTCCGGCGCCAAAAAGGCATTATGGTCTGAATCCTGCTTTCTTTTTCCGCCAACCCGAGCTGTCACGTGAGCGTCATGGCTGTGCCGCAAGCTGGCCCTGTCCGTCAACAACAGCTTCATAACAACAAGGACGAAGGTATGCCCACGCAAAACCCCCACCGCATCGTCGGCCTGTGCACCTCCGGCAAGGTGTACAACGTGCTGACCGAGCTCAAGCACCTGGAAGGCCATCGTACCGCCAAGTTCCTTTCGCTGTTGACGGAAAACCTGGTGCGCAAGGGGGTGCTCAATGAACGGGAAGTGGTGCACATGCTCGATCTGGTGGTCGATTGAGCGGCATCGATTCCCACTATTGAAGCAGTTGATTTTTCCCCTTGCCGGCTGAGTCGTAAGGTAACCCCATCGATAGATGGAGGTTGTCCCCATGCTCAACATTCAAATCATGTCTGTCATTGGCAGCGCCGTTCCCGCCGCTCTCCGTGAACGTGGCCTGCTGGCCTGCTGGTATCTGGTCCAGGACGGCGTGACCATCAGCGGCCCACTGACTTCACTGCCCGCCGCCCAGGCCCTGTCGCAGCGCATCGGCACCTACCTGTTGAGCGCCTGATGGCGCACGACTAGGGCAACTTCACCCGGGGCGCGCTTTCGACAAACAAGGCCCAACAGGAAATGAACAAGGCAGCGATGAGCGGCCCGATCACGAACCCGTTCAGCCCGAACACCGCCAGGCCGCCCAGCGTCGAAACCAGCACCATGTAGTCCGGCATCTTGGTGTCCTTGCCTACCAGGATCGGGCGCAGGAGATTATCCACCAGGCCGATCACGAACACGCCGAACAGCGTCAGCACGACGCCTTGCCAGATCGCCCCGGAGAGCAGGAAATACACCGCCACCGGCGCCCAGACGATACCCGCCCCCACCGCCGGCAGCAGCGACAGGAAGGCCATCAGCACAGCCCAGGGCAACACGGTTGAAATGCCCAGGACCCAGAAGATCAGCCCGCCCAGAGCCCCTTGGGTGATCGCCACCAGCAGGTTGCCCTTGACCGTCGCGCGCACCACCCGATTGAACTTCAATTGCAGGCGCCGCTTCTGGTACTCCGCCAGGGGAATGGCCGTGCGCACCTTGCGCACCAGTTCCGCGCCGTCGCGCAGGAAGAAGAACAGCAGGTAGAGCATCACAAAGAAGCTGACCAGGAACTGAAACGTCCCCTGGCCGAAGCTGAAGGCCTGGGTGGCGAAGAACTCGCTGCCCTGCATGGCGCTCTTGACGATCTTGTCCCGCAATCCGCTCAGGTTACCCAAGCCAAAGCGGTCAAGCAGATGCTGGAAGTACGGCGGCAAGGCGTCCTTGAACCGCGCCAGGTAATCGGCAATGTCCAGCTCCCCGCTTTCCAGGCTCTTGTATAACGCCGTGCCTTCCTGGACCAGCAGCGTGCTGATGACGATCACCGGCAGGATCGCGATGACCACACAGATGCCCAGGGTGAACAGCGAAGTGACATTGCGCGGCCAGCCGAACTTCAGTTGCAGGCGGTGCTGCATCGGCGCGAAGACAATGCCGAGGATGACCGCCCAGAACACCGCGCCATAGAACGGCAGCAGGATCCAGATGAAGGCGACACTGACCAGGATCAGCAGCAGCATCTGGGATTTGTATTGCAGGCTCTTTCGGTTCATTTGCTTTCCATGTCACAGGCTCGATAAGTGTTAGTCCGTCGGGATTCGCCGGAGTGCCGTTGCGTTCACCGACCCCATTGATCCAGATCAACAGCGCCTGGTCGGCCGTGGCGTACCCTCGGCGCTTTTTGCGATCAGACGTCACCATGCCCCTCGTAGCCCCTGAACTGCTTGCCCCGGCCGGCACCCTGAAAAACATGCGCTATGCCTTCGCCTACGGCGCCGACGCGGTTTACGCCGGCCAGCCGCGCTACAGCCTGCGGGTGCGCAACAATGAATTCGACCATGCCAACCTGGCCCTGGGCATTCGTGAAGCCCAAGCTTCGGGCAAGCGCTTCTACGTGGTGGTGAACATTGCGCCGCACAACGCCAAACTGCGCACTTTCCTCAAGGACCTCGAGCCGGTGATCGCCATGGCGCCCGATGCGCTGATCATGTCCGACCCGGGGCTGATCATGCTGGTGCGACGGAACTTCCCACAGATGCCGATCCATCTGTCGGTGCAGGCCAACACGGTGAACTGGGCGAGCGTCGAGTTCTGGCAACAACAGGGCCTGAGCCGGATCATTCTTTCCCGGGAACTGTCCCTGGAGGAAATCGCCGAGATCCGCCAGCAAGTGCCGGCCATGGAACTGGAAGTGTTCGTCCATGGGGCCCTGTGCATGGCCTATTCCGGGCGTTGTCTGTTGTCGGGCTACCTGAATCGGCGCGACGCCAACCAGGGCAGTTGCACCAACGCCTGTCGCTGGAAATACTCGGCCCAGCCAGCGGTGGAAAACGCCGTGGGCGACATCGTGCACAGCTACCAGCCCGAACCCACCCTGGGCCTCGGCGCGCCCACCGGCCAGGTATTCCTGCTCCAGGAGGCCAACCGTCCGGACGAATCCATGCCGGCGTTCGAGGACGAGCATGGCACCTACATCATGAACGCCAAGGATCTGCGTGCCGTGCAGCATGTGGAGCGGCTGACCCGCATGGGCGTGCACTCCCTGAAGATCGAAGGCCGGACCAAGTCGCACTTCTACTGCGCGCGCACCACCCAGGTGTATCGCCGGGCGATCGATGACGCCATGGCCGGCCGCACCTTCGACCGTGGCCTGATGACCGACCTGGAGTCACTGGCCCAGCGCGGCTATACCGAGGGCTTCCTGCGCCGGCATGTGCATGATGAATACCAGAACTACCAGAACGGCAGCTCAGTCTCGGAGCGCCAGCAGTTCGTCGGCGAACTCACCGGCGAGCGGCGCGAACGCCTGGCTGAAGTGCGGGTCAAGAACCGCTTCGAGCTGGGCGACCACATGGAGCTGATGACGCCCAAGGGCAATTTTCACTTCGACCTGCATCAACTGCAGGACGTGAAAGGCCGGAGCATCGACGTCGCGCCGGGGGACGGGCATGTGGTGTACGTGCCGATACCGGATGCGGTGGACCTGCGGTTCGGGTTGTTGATGCGGGATGTGCGCAAGTCATAGGAGGGGCGGGCTTGGCAGTTGGCATCCTTGCCAACTGAACCGCCGCTATCGCGAGCAGGCTCGCTCCCACAGGGTCCGGGCTGAATCTGATACTTGCACGTCACCACCGATCCCTTGTGGGAGCGAGCCTGCTCGCGATGGCGGTGGATCGGTCATGAATGTTTAACTGGCTCACCATTCCAACAGGGATGGGGGCCACCCAACGGACCACGGCAGGAACTGCCGAAGGCTGCGATCCTCCTTTCCCGATAGGGCCTGGCATCCCAGGCGAAGACATCTGGATCGGAAGCAGAAGATCGCAGCCTTCGGCAGCTCCTGGCCGTCAGATCCGGAACTGTCCGACCAATTTGCCCAGGCGCTGGCCCAGGTCGCTCAGGCTGCGGGAGGTCTGGGCGCCGAGTTGGGTTTCGTCGGCCACGCTGTCCACCGCCACGGCGATCTGATGCACGCTGCGGTTGATTTCCTCGGCTACCGCGGTCTGCTCTTCCGCGGCGCTGGCGATCTGGGCGTTCATCGAGTTGATGGTGCCGATCAACTGCGCCATGGTGTCCAGGGAGGCTCCCGCCTCGTTGGCCCGGACCGATGTGCCGTCACCGGCCTCACTGG belongs to Pseudomonas sp. B21-028 and includes:
- the yegQ gene encoding tRNA 5-hydroxyuridine modification protein YegQ encodes the protein MPLVAPELLAPAGTLKNMRYAFAYGADAVYAGQPRYSLRVRNNEFDHANLALGIREAQASGKRFYVVVNIAPHNAKLRTFLKDLEPVIAMAPDALIMSDPGLIMLVRRNFPQMPIHLSVQANTVNWASVEFWQQQGLSRIILSRELSLEEIAEIRQQVPAMELEVFVHGALCMAYSGRCLLSGYLNRRDANQGSCTNACRWKYSAQPAVENAVGDIVHSYQPEPTLGLGAPTGQVFLLQEANRPDESMPAFEDEHGTYIMNAKDLRAVQHVERLTRMGVHSLKIEGRTKSHFYCARTTQVYRRAIDDAMAGRTFDRGLMTDLESLAQRGYTEGFLRRHVHDEYQNYQNGSSVSERQQFVGELTGERRERLAEVRVKNRFELGDHMELMTPKGNFHFDLHQLQDVKGRSIDVAPGDGHVVYVPIPDAVDLRFGLLMRDVRKS
- a CDS encoding AI-2E family transporter, which translates into the protein MNRKSLQYKSQMLLLILVSVAFIWILLPFYGAVFWAVILGIVFAPMQHRLQLKFGWPRNVTSLFTLGICVVIAILPVIVISTLLVQEGTALYKSLESGELDIADYLARFKDALPPYFQHLLDRFGLGNLSGLRDKIVKSAMQGSEFFATQAFSFGQGTFQFLVSFFVMLYLLFFFLRDGAELVRKVRTAIPLAEYQKRRLQLKFNRVVRATVKGNLLVAITQGALGGLIFWVLGISTVLPWAVLMAFLSLLPAVGAGIVWAPVAVYFLLSGAIWQGVVLTLFGVFVIGLVDNLLRPILVGKDTKMPDYMVLVSTLGGLAVFGLNGFVIGPLIAALFISCWALFVESAPRVKLP